From Epinephelus lanceolatus isolate andai-2023 chromosome 12, ASM4190304v1, whole genome shotgun sequence, the proteins below share one genomic window:
- the LOC117271645 gene encoding acyl-coenzyme A thioesterase 5-like isoform X1 — protein sequence MTEEEMSSQVILRLLPRARCMFDEPVQVTVSGLRARQVVTMRARSTDEKGVEFSSSATYKADGNGEINLERDPSLSGSYVGVEPMGLLWSMRADVLHKRFQKTKSLNPHVVKFSVHEEEGEGRMLAEATNERLVMGDGVSRRPVKEGNIRGVLFTPPGGGPFPAVLDLYTFGGGLSEKRASLLASRGFVVLTVALYGHDDMARNITEVHLDYFEEAIEFLRKQDKVGSKGVGVISLSKSADLALSIASYLPDVEATVWINGCCANIFLPLHYKRRQIHPGLMFDISKMIPTESGAFNCKYATHNPLAEENKATLIPIEQAKGRFLFVASDDDLNWDSKTYVDIMVERLKRHEKQNFESVCYPGAGHYLEPPYGPYCPSSFHGVVGKPVLWGGEPRSHAAAEVHLWKKIQEFFTTHLSCDTAQTKAKL from the exons ATGACTGAAG AAGAGATGTCCTCCCAAGTCATACTGAGGCTGCTGCCCAGAGCCAGATGCATGTTTGATGAGCCTGTTCAGGTGACGGTGTCCGGGCTGAGGGCGAGACAGGTGGTCACCATGAGAGCCAGGTCAACTGACGAGAAAGGAGTGGAGTTCAGCTCCTCGGCCACCTACAAGGCTGATGGGAACGGGGAGATCAACCTGGAGAGAGACCCCTCACTCAGTGGGAGCTACGTCGGGGTTGAACCTATGGGTCTGCTGTGGTCGATGAGGGCAGATGTCTTGCACAAAAGGTTTCAAAAAACCAAATCATTAAACCCCCACGTAGTAAAGTTCTCTGTgcatgaggaggagggggagggcaGGATGCTGGCAGAGGCGACCAATGAGAGGCTTGTGATGGGAGACGGGGTGAGCCGGCGTCCTGTCAAAGAGGGGAATATTCGTGGAGTCCTGTTCACTCCCCCAG GAGGAGGTCCGTTCCCTGCTGTGTTGGATCTGTACACTTTTGGTGGAGGTTTGTCAGAGAAAAGGGCCTCTCTGTTGGCCAGCCGTGGATTTGTGGTTCTGACTGTAGCCCTGTACGGTCATGATGACATGGCGAGGAACATCACAGAGGTCCATCTGGATTATTTTGAAGAAGCAATTGAGTTTTTAAGAAAACAAGACAAG GTGGGCAGTAAAGGAGTTGGTGTAATATCACTTTCAAAAAGTGCAGATCTTGCACTATCAATAGCCTCTTACCTGCCAGATGTCGAGGCCACAGTGTGGATAAATGGCTGCTGTGCCAATATTTTTTTACCCCTTCACTATAAGAGGAGACAAATCCATCCTGGGTTAATGTTTGACATCAGCAAGATGATTCCCACTGAGTCAGGGGCCTTTAATTGCAAGTATGCTACACATAATCCACTGGCAGAGGAGAACAAGGCCACCCTGATCCCCATTGAACAAGCCAAGGGGCGTTTCCTCTTTGTGGCTTCAGACGACGACCTCAACTGGGACAGCAAGACTTATGTGGACATAATGGTGGAGAGACTGAAGCGTCATGAGAAGCAGAactttgagagtgtgtgttacCCTGGAGCAGGACATTACCTCGAGCCGCCTTATGGACCCTACTGCCCCTCCAGTTTTCATGGGGTTGTAGGAAAGCCAGTCCTGTGGGGGGGTGAGCCCAGGTCCCACGCTGCAGCTGAAGTCCACCTGTGGAAGAAGATCCAGGAGTTCTTCACAACTCACCTGAGCTGTGATACTGCACAGACTAAAGCCAAATTATAG
- the LOC117271645 gene encoding acyl-coenzyme A thioesterase 5-like isoform X3, with product MSSQVILRLLPRARCMFDEPVQVTVSGLRARQVVTMRARSTDEKGVEFSSSATYKADGNGEINLERDPSLSGSYVGVEPMGLLWSMRADVLHKRFQKTKSLNPHVVKFSVHEEEGEGRMLAEATNERLVMGDGVSRRPVKEGNIRGVLFTPPGGGPFPAVLDLYTFGGGLSEKRASLLASRGFVVLTVALYGHDDMARNITEVHLDYFEEAIEFLRKQDKVGSKGVGVISLSKSADLALSIASYLPDVEATVWINGCCANIFLPLHYKRRQIHPGLMFDISKMIPTESGAFNCKYATHNPLAEENKATLIPIEQAKGRFLFVASDDDLNWDSKTYVDIMVERLKRHEKQNFESVCYPGAGHYLEPPYGPYCPSSFHGVVGKPVLWGGEPRSHAAAEVHLWKKIQEFFTTHLSCDTAQTKAKL from the exons ATGTCCTCCCAAGTCATACTGAGGCTGCTGCCCAGAGCCAGATGCATGTTTGATGAGCCTGTTCAGGTGACGGTGTCCGGGCTGAGGGCGAGACAGGTGGTCACCATGAGAGCCAGGTCAACTGACGAGAAAGGAGTGGAGTTCAGCTCCTCGGCCACCTACAAGGCTGATGGGAACGGGGAGATCAACCTGGAGAGAGACCCCTCACTCAGTGGGAGCTACGTCGGGGTTGAACCTATGGGTCTGCTGTGGTCGATGAGGGCAGATGTCTTGCACAAAAGGTTTCAAAAAACCAAATCATTAAACCCCCACGTAGTAAAGTTCTCTGTgcatgaggaggagggggagggcaGGATGCTGGCAGAGGCGACCAATGAGAGGCTTGTGATGGGAGACGGGGTGAGCCGGCGTCCTGTCAAAGAGGGGAATATTCGTGGAGTCCTGTTCACTCCCCCAG GAGGAGGTCCGTTCCCTGCTGTGTTGGATCTGTACACTTTTGGTGGAGGTTTGTCAGAGAAAAGGGCCTCTCTGTTGGCCAGCCGTGGATTTGTGGTTCTGACTGTAGCCCTGTACGGTCATGATGACATGGCGAGGAACATCACAGAGGTCCATCTGGATTATTTTGAAGAAGCAATTGAGTTTTTAAGAAAACAAGACAAG GTGGGCAGTAAAGGAGTTGGTGTAATATCACTTTCAAAAAGTGCAGATCTTGCACTATCAATAGCCTCTTACCTGCCAGATGTCGAGGCCACAGTGTGGATAAATGGCTGCTGTGCCAATATTTTTTTACCCCTTCACTATAAGAGGAGACAAATCCATCCTGGGTTAATGTTTGACATCAGCAAGATGATTCCCACTGAGTCAGGGGCCTTTAATTGCAAGTATGCTACACATAATCCACTGGCAGAGGAGAACAAGGCCACCCTGATCCCCATTGAACAAGCCAAGGGGCGTTTCCTCTTTGTGGCTTCAGACGACGACCTCAACTGGGACAGCAAGACTTATGTGGACATAATGGTGGAGAGACTGAAGCGTCATGAGAAGCAGAactttgagagtgtgtgttacCCTGGAGCAGGACATTACCTCGAGCCGCCTTATGGACCCTACTGCCCCTCCAGTTTTCATGGGGTTGTAGGAAAGCCAGTCCTGTGGGGGGGTGAGCCCAGGTCCCACGCTGCAGCTGAAGTCCACCTGTGGAAGAAGATCCAGGAGTTCTTCACAACTCACCTGAGCTGTGATACTGCACAGACTAAAGCCAAATTATAG
- the LOC117271645 gene encoding acyl-coenzyme A thioesterase 5-like isoform X2, protein MTEEMSSQVILRLLPRARCMFDEPVQVTVSGLRARQVVTMRARSTDEKGVEFSSSATYKADGNGEINLERDPSLSGSYVGVEPMGLLWSMRADVLHKRFQKTKSLNPHVVKFSVHEEEGEGRMLAEATNERLVMGDGVSRRPVKEGNIRGVLFTPPGGGPFPAVLDLYTFGGGLSEKRASLLASRGFVVLTVALYGHDDMARNITEVHLDYFEEAIEFLRKQDKVGSKGVGVISLSKSADLALSIASYLPDVEATVWINGCCANIFLPLHYKRRQIHPGLMFDISKMIPTESGAFNCKYATHNPLAEENKATLIPIEQAKGRFLFVASDDDLNWDSKTYVDIMVERLKRHEKQNFESVCYPGAGHYLEPPYGPYCPSSFHGVVGKPVLWGGEPRSHAAAEVHLWKKIQEFFTTHLSCDTAQTKAKL, encoded by the exons ATGACTGAAG AGATGTCCTCCCAAGTCATACTGAGGCTGCTGCCCAGAGCCAGATGCATGTTTGATGAGCCTGTTCAGGTGACGGTGTCCGGGCTGAGGGCGAGACAGGTGGTCACCATGAGAGCCAGGTCAACTGACGAGAAAGGAGTGGAGTTCAGCTCCTCGGCCACCTACAAGGCTGATGGGAACGGGGAGATCAACCTGGAGAGAGACCCCTCACTCAGTGGGAGCTACGTCGGGGTTGAACCTATGGGTCTGCTGTGGTCGATGAGGGCAGATGTCTTGCACAAAAGGTTTCAAAAAACCAAATCATTAAACCCCCACGTAGTAAAGTTCTCTGTgcatgaggaggagggggagggcaGGATGCTGGCAGAGGCGACCAATGAGAGGCTTGTGATGGGAGACGGGGTGAGCCGGCGTCCTGTCAAAGAGGGGAATATTCGTGGAGTCCTGTTCACTCCCCCAG GAGGAGGTCCGTTCCCTGCTGTGTTGGATCTGTACACTTTTGGTGGAGGTTTGTCAGAGAAAAGGGCCTCTCTGTTGGCCAGCCGTGGATTTGTGGTTCTGACTGTAGCCCTGTACGGTCATGATGACATGGCGAGGAACATCACAGAGGTCCATCTGGATTATTTTGAAGAAGCAATTGAGTTTTTAAGAAAACAAGACAAG GTGGGCAGTAAAGGAGTTGGTGTAATATCACTTTCAAAAAGTGCAGATCTTGCACTATCAATAGCCTCTTACCTGCCAGATGTCGAGGCCACAGTGTGGATAAATGGCTGCTGTGCCAATATTTTTTTACCCCTTCACTATAAGAGGAGACAAATCCATCCTGGGTTAATGTTTGACATCAGCAAGATGATTCCCACTGAGTCAGGGGCCTTTAATTGCAAGTATGCTACACATAATCCACTGGCAGAGGAGAACAAGGCCACCCTGATCCCCATTGAACAAGCCAAGGGGCGTTTCCTCTTTGTGGCTTCAGACGACGACCTCAACTGGGACAGCAAGACTTATGTGGACATAATGGTGGAGAGACTGAAGCGTCATGAGAAGCAGAactttgagagtgtgtgttacCCTGGAGCAGGACATTACCTCGAGCCGCCTTATGGACCCTACTGCCCCTCCAGTTTTCATGGGGTTGTAGGAAAGCCAGTCCTGTGGGGGGGTGAGCCCAGGTCCCACGCTGCAGCTGAAGTCCACCTGTGGAAGAAGATCCAGGAGTTCTTCACAACTCACCTGAGCTGTGATACTGCACAGACTAAAGCCAAATTATAG
- the LOC144465080 gene encoding major histocompatibility complex class I-related protein 1-like, whose protein sequence is MKAWIYLGLLFLSLHGTSAMTHSLKYFLTGSSQVPNFPEFVAVGLVDEVEVVHYDSNTSRAEPKQDWMSRVTEDDPQYWQRETELFLGDQQVFKAGIEIIKQRFNQTGGVHIYQLMYGCEWDDETGNTNGFYQYGYDGEDFISFDLKTETWIAPKPQAVITKYKWDNDKAYIARKKHYLTQRCPDRLKQYVDYGRSSLLRKDLPSVSLLQKSPSSPVSCHATGFYPNSAMMFWRKDGEELHENVDHREILPNHDGSFQMSSDLDVSSVPPEDWEKYECVFQLSGVKEDIVTKLDKAVIRTNRVAAWDLGSPPHRSGLSITP, encoded by the exons ATGAAAGCCTGGATTTATCTAGGCCTACTTTTCCTGAGCTTACATGGCACCTCGGCAA TGACTCACTCTCTGAAGTATTTCTTGACTGGCTCTTCTCAAGTCCCAAACTTCCCAGAGTTTGTGGCTGTTGGGTTGGTTGATGAAGTTGAAGTGGTTCACTATGACAGTAACACCAGCAGAGCAGAACCCAAACAGGACTGGATGAGCAGAGTCACAGAGGATGATCCTCAGTACTGGCAGAGGGAGACTGAGCTCTTTCTGGGTGACCAGCAGGTCTTCAAAGCCGGCATTGAAATAATAAAGCAGCGCTTCAACCAAACTGGAG gtgtCCACATTTACCAGTTGATGTATGGTTGTGAGTGGGACGATGAGACTGGAAACACCAATGGTTTTTATCAGTATGGTTATGATGGAGAAGACTTCATATCATTTGACCTGAAGACAGAGACATGGATCGCTCCTAAACCACAGGCTGTCATCACCAAATACAAGTGGGACAATGACAAAGCTTATATAGCACGGAAGAAACACTACCTCACTCAGCGTTGTCCTGACAGGCTGAAGCAGTATGTGGACTATGGGAGGAGCTCTCTGCTGAGAAAAG acCTTCCCTCAGTGTCTCTCCTCCAGAAGTCTCCCTCGTCTCCAGTCAGCTGCCACGCTACAGGTTTCTACCCAAACAGCGCCATGATGTTctggaggaaagatggagaggagCTTCATGAGAACGTGGACCACAGAGAGATCCTCCCCAACCACGATGGATCCTTTCAGATGAGCAGTGACCTGGACGTTTCATCAGTCCCACCTGAAGACTGGGAGAAGTACGAGTGTGTGTTCCAGCTCTCTGGTGTGAAGGAGGACATCGTCACCAAGCTGGACAAAGCAGTGATCAGGACCAACAGAG TTGCAGCATGGGACCTGGGCTCACCCCCCCACAGGAGTGGCCTTTCTATAACCCCATGA